A single window of Haliotis asinina isolate JCU_RB_2024 chromosome 5, JCU_Hal_asi_v2, whole genome shotgun sequence DNA harbors:
- the LOC137284380 gene encoding IQ motif and ankyrin repeat domain-containing protein 1-like isoform X2: MPPKKVTTSKTSSAPVKPKGTTTKTPAKKPDSQKAEAAADAPPPMPPVTTMSMKGLTRLAEEANSKDPKKWPLVIDLQGNVGTFFKYRDANVLQAEIPGDLHANKIRRALLGALRYGKPFVLDMESHDIRKVEIVNDVEKNLLDSLLDKTILEDERYLTLVKDEDEKEYHNSAYYAIDRFSFVVITTNPSPNTHIAARMTCFQVE, from the exons ATGCCGCCTAAAAAGGTCACCACTTCCAAAACGTCGTCTGCTCCTGTCAAACCTAAAGGAACGACTACGAAAACTCCGGCCAAGAAGCCTGATAGCCAAAAAG CAGAGGCAGCAGCAGATGCCCCTCCACCGATGCCACCAGTGACGACTATGAGTATGAAAGGCCTCACTAGACTGGCGGAGGAAGCCAACAGCAAGGATCCAAAAAA atggcCCCTAGTCATTGACCTTCAGGGAAACGTGGGAACCTTCTTCAAATACCGCGATGCTAACGTCTTGCAGGCAGAGATTCCTGGTGACCTGCATGCCAACAAAATCAGGAGAGCTCTCTTGGGTGCACTGAG GTACGGTAAACCATTCGTGTTGGACATGGAGTCACATGACATCAGAAAGGTCGAAATTGTGAATGACGTCGAGAAGAACTTGCTTGATTCCCTTCTGGACAAGACCATCTTGGAGGATGAAAG ATACCTGACCCTGGTCAAGGACGAGGACGAGAAGGAGTACCACAACTCCGCCTACTACGCCATTGACAGGTTCAGCTTCGTTGTCATCACCACCAACCCCAGCCCCAACACACACATCGCTGCCAGAATGACCTGCTTCCAGGTGGAATGA
- the LOC137284380 gene encoding IQ motif and ankyrin repeat domain-containing protein 1-like isoform X3 yields MPPKKVTTSKTSSAPVKPKGTTTKTPAKKPDSQKEAAADAPPPMPPVTTMSMKGLTRLAEEANSKDPKKWPLVIDLQGNVGTFFKYRDANVLQAEIPGDLHANKIRRALLGALRYGKPFVLDMESHDIRKVEIVNDVEKNLLDSLLDKTILEDERYLTLVKDEDEKEYHNSAYYAIDRFSFVVITTNPSPNTHIAARMTCFQVE; encoded by the exons ATGCCGCCTAAAAAGGTCACCACTTCCAAAACGTCGTCTGCTCCTGTCAAACCTAAAGGAACGACTACGAAAACTCCGGCCAAGAAGCCTGATAGCCAAAAAG AGGCAGCAGCAGATGCCCCTCCACCGATGCCACCAGTGACGACTATGAGTATGAAAGGCCTCACTAGACTGGCGGAGGAAGCCAACAGCAAGGATCCAAAAAA atggcCCCTAGTCATTGACCTTCAGGGAAACGTGGGAACCTTCTTCAAATACCGCGATGCTAACGTCTTGCAGGCAGAGATTCCTGGTGACCTGCATGCCAACAAAATCAGGAGAGCTCTCTTGGGTGCACTGAG GTACGGTAAACCATTCGTGTTGGACATGGAGTCACATGACATCAGAAAGGTCGAAATTGTGAATGACGTCGAGAAGAACTTGCTTGATTCCCTTCTGGACAAGACCATCTTGGAGGATGAAAG ATACCTGACCCTGGTCAAGGACGAGGACGAGAAGGAGTACCACAACTCCGCCTACTACGCCATTGACAGGTTCAGCTTCGTTGTCATCACCACCAACCCCAGCCCCAACACACACATCGCTGCCAGAATGACCTGCTTCCAGGTGGAATGA
- the LOC137284380 gene encoding IQ motif and ankyrin repeat domain-containing protein 1-like isoform X1 encodes MPPKKVTTSKTSSAPVKPKGTTTKTPAKKPDSQKDASTLSAAEAAADAPPPMPPVTTMSMKGLTRLAEEANSKDPKKWPLVIDLQGNVGTFFKYRDANVLQAEIPGDLHANKIRRALLGALRYGKPFVLDMESHDIRKVEIVNDVEKNLLDSLLDKTILEDERYLTLVKDEDEKEYHNSAYYAIDRFSFVVITTNPSPNTHIAARMTCFQVE; translated from the exons ATGCCGCCTAAAAAGGTCACCACTTCCAAAACGTCGTCTGCTCCTGTCAAACCTAAAGGAACGACTACGAAAACTCCGGCCAAGAAGCCTGATAGCCAAAAAG ATGCGTCTACGTTGTCGGCAGCAGAGGCAGCAGCAGATGCCCCTCCACCGATGCCACCAGTGACGACTATGAGTATGAAAGGCCTCACTAGACTGGCGGAGGAAGCCAACAGCAAGGATCCAAAAAA atggcCCCTAGTCATTGACCTTCAGGGAAACGTGGGAACCTTCTTCAAATACCGCGATGCTAACGTCTTGCAGGCAGAGATTCCTGGTGACCTGCATGCCAACAAAATCAGGAGAGCTCTCTTGGGTGCACTGAG GTACGGTAAACCATTCGTGTTGGACATGGAGTCACATGACATCAGAAAGGTCGAAATTGTGAATGACGTCGAGAAGAACTTGCTTGATTCCCTTCTGGACAAGACCATCTTGGAGGATGAAAG ATACCTGACCCTGGTCAAGGACGAGGACGAGAAGGAGTACCACAACTCCGCCTACTACGCCATTGACAGGTTCAGCTTCGTTGTCATCACCACCAACCCCAGCCCCAACACACACATCGCTGCCAGAATGACCTGCTTCCAGGTGGAATGA
- the LOC137285292 gene encoding alpha-L-fucosidase-like isoform X1, with protein sequence MICMGAKSLLCTLLTVTLAAGARYDPTWESLDQRPLPAWYDEAKFGIFLHWGVFSVPSFAGAWFQEFWLNKRADVVDFMQNNYRPGFTYADFAAHFTAEFYNPDQWAEIFNASGARYVVLTAKHHEGFCNWPTKHSFNWNAMDVGPHRDLVGDLAKSIRKKSILRFGIYHSLFEFVNPYFKEDQRNKFKTKDFVQFKTMPELYELVNLYHPEVVWSDGQWMAPSAYWNSTHFLAWLYNDSPVKNTVVTNDRWGSDTLCKHGGYFTCRDKFNPGVLLDHKFEDATTIDKRGWCYRRNAQLKDFHTIKQLIDQLVTVVSCGGNFLLNAGPTADGMISPIFEERLRQMGQWLKVNGDAIYKTQPWTTQNDTATPGVWYTSKKSVTSISVYAIALNWPRGGKLELAAPQAGPATTVTLLGYPGYFDFQAGTTSGMTITVSAISADQMPCQWAWVFRLDNLQNQYI encoded by the exons ATGATATGTATGGGGGCTAAGTCATTGCTGTGCACCCTGTTGACAGTGACTCTAGCGGCAGGTGCCCGTTACGACCCCACATGGGAGTCACTGGACCAGAGGCCCCTCCCGGCCTGGTACGACGAGGCCAAGTTTGGCATCTTTCTTCACTGGGGAGTGTTCTCTGTGCCAAGTTTCGCTGGAGCTTGGTTCCAGGAGTTCTGGTTGAATAAACGAGCAGACGTCGTAGACTTCATGCAGAACAACTACAGACCAGGTTTTACATATGCTGACTTTGCAGCTCATTTCACAGCCGAATTCTACAACCCAGACCAATGGGCGGAGATTTTCAACGCATCAGGTGCAAG ATATGTTGTGCTGACAGCAAAGCACCATGAAGGATTCTGTAACTGGCCAACCAAACACTCCTTCAACTGGAATGCCATGGATGTTGGCCCTCACAGGGACTTAGTGG GAGACTTGGCCAAGTCTATAAGGAAGAAGTCAATCCTCAGGTTTGGTATTTACCATTCACTGTTCGAGTTTGTCAACCCATATTTTAAGGAAGATCAGAGGAACAAGTTCAAGACCAAGGATTTTGTTCAG TTCAAGACAATGCCAGAGTTGTATGAGTTGGTGAACCTGTACCATCCTGAAGTGGTGTGGTCAGATGGGCAGTGGATGGCACCGTCGGCTTACTGGAATTCCACACACTTTCTTGCATGGCTGTATAATGACAG CCCTGTAAAGAACACTGTTGTGACAAATGACAGATGGGGAAGTGacacattgtgtaaacatggaGGATACTTCACCTGTCGGGACAAGTTCAATCCAG GTGTGTTATTGGACCACAAGTTTGAGGATGCAACCACTATTGACAAGAGGGGATGGTGTTACAGACGGAATGCCCAGTTGAAAGATTTCCACACTATAAAGCAGCTGATTGATCAGTTAGTTACAGTTGTCAG CTGTGGTGGCAACTTCCTGCTGAATGCTGGGCCCACTGCTGATGGTATGATCAGTCCCATATTTGAGGAGAGACTACGACAGATGGGGCAGTGGCTGAAGGTTAATGGCGACGCTATCTATAAGACTCAACCATGGACTACCCAGAATGACACAGCGACACCTGGTGTCTG GTACACTTCCAAGAAGTCTGTCACCAGCATTTCCGTGTACGCCATAGCTCTCAACTGGCCAAGGGGAGGTAAGCTGGAGCTAGCTGCCCCACAAGCCGGTCCCGCCACCACAGTGACACTGCTAGGATACCCAGGATACTTTGATTTCCAGGCTGGCACCACATCAGGAATGACAATCACAGTTTCAGCAATTTCAGCCGATCAGATGCCTTGTCAGTGGGCCTGGGTCTTTAGACTTGATAATTTGCAGAACCAGTATATCTGA
- the LOC137285292 gene encoding alpha-L-fucosidase-like isoform X2 has translation MICMGAKSLLCTLLTVTLAAGARYDPTWESLDQRPLPAWYDEAKFGIFLHWGVFSVPSFAGAWFQEFWLNKRADVVDFMQNNYRPGFTYADFAAHFTAEFYNPDQWAEIFNASGARYVVLTAKHHEGFCNWPTKHSFNWNAMDVGPHRDLVGDLAKSIRKKSILRFGIYHSLFEFVNPYFKEDQRNKFKTKDFVQFKTMPELYELVNLYHPEVVWSDGQWMAPSAYWNSTHFLAWLYNDSPVKNTVVTNDRWGSDTLCKHGGYFTCRDKFNPGVLLDHKFEDATTIDKRGWCYRRNAQLKDFHTIKQLIDQLVTVVSCGGNFLLNAGPTADGMISPIFEERLRQMGQWLKVNGDAIYKTQPWTTQNDTATPGVCWQPFLNRHHGSHVTTTVNSRQWLQL, from the exons ATGATATGTATGGGGGCTAAGTCATTGCTGTGCACCCTGTTGACAGTGACTCTAGCGGCAGGTGCCCGTTACGACCCCACATGGGAGTCACTGGACCAGAGGCCCCTCCCGGCCTGGTACGACGAGGCCAAGTTTGGCATCTTTCTTCACTGGGGAGTGTTCTCTGTGCCAAGTTTCGCTGGAGCTTGGTTCCAGGAGTTCTGGTTGAATAAACGAGCAGACGTCGTAGACTTCATGCAGAACAACTACAGACCAGGTTTTACATATGCTGACTTTGCAGCTCATTTCACAGCCGAATTCTACAACCCAGACCAATGGGCGGAGATTTTCAACGCATCAGGTGCAAG ATATGTTGTGCTGACAGCAAAGCACCATGAAGGATTCTGTAACTGGCCAACCAAACACTCCTTCAACTGGAATGCCATGGATGTTGGCCCTCACAGGGACTTAGTGG GAGACTTGGCCAAGTCTATAAGGAAGAAGTCAATCCTCAGGTTTGGTATTTACCATTCACTGTTCGAGTTTGTCAACCCATATTTTAAGGAAGATCAGAGGAACAAGTTCAAGACCAAGGATTTTGTTCAG TTCAAGACAATGCCAGAGTTGTATGAGTTGGTGAACCTGTACCATCCTGAAGTGGTGTGGTCAGATGGGCAGTGGATGGCACCGTCGGCTTACTGGAATTCCACACACTTTCTTGCATGGCTGTATAATGACAG CCCTGTAAAGAACACTGTTGTGACAAATGACAGATGGGGAAGTGacacattgtgtaaacatggaGGATACTTCACCTGTCGGGACAAGTTCAATCCAG GTGTGTTATTGGACCACAAGTTTGAGGATGCAACCACTATTGACAAGAGGGGATGGTGTTACAGACGGAATGCCCAGTTGAAAGATTTCCACACTATAAAGCAGCTGATTGATCAGTTAGTTACAGTTGTCAG CTGTGGTGGCAACTTCCTGCTGAATGCTGGGCCCACTGCTGATGGTATGATCAGTCCCATATTTGAGGAGAGACTACGACAGATGGGGCAGTGGCTGAAGGTTAATGGCGACGCTATCTATAAGACTCAACCATGGACTACCCAGAATGACACAGCGACACCTGGTGTCTG ttggcagccatttttgaacaggcatcatggaagtcatgtgactactaCAGTCAACTCCAGACAGTGGCTACagctgtga